Genomic segment of Candidatus Omnitrophota bacterium:
CGATGATGAAAGCGGTCACCACGACGGCGAAGCCGCATAATATCCCCGCGATAGTGAGCCTGAACGCGATACTTTTGGACGCGACAGGGATGTGCGGGAGCTGCCGCTGCACCATAGAGGGCAAGACGAAGTTCTCGTGCGTCGACGGGCCGGAATTCGATGGTTACAAAGTGGATTTTGACGAACTCATGGCGAGGAACAAGAGGTTCCTGGACGAAGAAAGGAGAGCGCTCGAGGTATAATGGCTACCAATAAGACACCCAGGCAAGAGATACCGGCCCGCAATCCGGAGGAGAGGAACAAGGATTTCAAGGAAGTATCATTGGGTTTCACCGAAGAGCAGGCGGTTCTCGAGGCGCAGCGCTGCATAGCGTGCAAGAAGAAGCCTTGCTGCAACGGATGCCCGGTCGAGATAGACATACCCGAATTCATAAAACTCGTCGCCAAGAAAGACTATAAAGGCGCCATACAAAAGATAAAAGAGAAGAATAATCTCCCGGCCATATGCGGCCGCGTCTGCCCGCAGGAGACGCAATGCGAATCGCTTTGCACCTTGGTGGCAAAAGGGCAGCCGGTGGCGGTCGGCGCTCTGGAGAGGTTCGTTGCCGACCGGGAAGCGGAGCACCCGGGATCGAAAGAACCGCCTGTCATAAAAGAGAAAAAGGATATCAAAGTCGCCGTGGTCGGCGCCGGGCCGGCCGGGTTGACAGCTGCCGCAGACCTCGCCAGGTACGGTTATAAGGTAACGCTCTTCGAATCGTTGAGCGCGAGCGGCGGCGTCTTAAGATACGGCATTCCCGAGTTCAGGCTTCCCAAGGCGATCCTCGACCGCGAGACCGAATATATAAAGTCTCTCGGCGTGGAGATAAAATATAACATCCTTATAGGCAGGACATTCTCGATAGCCGACCTTTTCAAGGACGGATACAAGGCGATATTCCTCGGGACAGGCGCCGGGCTGCCGTATTTCCTGGGCATCCCTGGTGAGAACTTAAACGGCGTCTATTCCGCCAACGAGTTCCTGACGCGGGTCAACCTCATGCACGCGTATGAATTCCCGAAATATAAGACGCCGGTGAAGATCGGCGAACGTGTGGCTGTAGTCGGCGCGGGTAACACAGCCATGGACTGCGTGCGAGTGGCCAAGCGCCTGGGCGCCAAGGACGCGATGATCATCTACAGGAGGAGCGAGGCCGAGGCCCCGGCAAGGCGCGCGGAACTCGAGCACGCGAAAGAAGAACGTATAGAATTCCGGTTCCTTACGGCTCCTATCAAAATAGAGGGGAATGAAAAGGGCGAGGTAAAGAGCATGACCTGCCTGAAGATGGAGCTTGGCGAACCGGACGCGAGCGGCAGGAGGCGTCCGGTCCCGATAAAGGGTTCCGAATACGAGATGCCGGTCGATACAGTGATAATCGCGGTCGGGCAGGGGCCGAACCCCCTGATAGCGCATACGACAAAAGAGCTCGCGGTCGACGAAAAATCCGGCGAGCTTAAGATAGACGAAAACTGCATGACCTCGATAAAAGGCATATTCGCCGGCGGAGATATCACTACCGGGGAAGGCACGGTCATCGCTGCTATGGGCGCGGGCAAGAAAGCCGCCGCGGCGATAGACAAGTTCTTTAAGGAAAAATAGATGAAGAAGCCCCTCTTTTTAGCGCTCTTGCCGCTCGTCGCCCTTTGCGCCAGCGGTTGTTTCATAAATATGGCCGCTACGACGAAGATAAACGACGACGGTTCGGGTTTCCGCATAACCACCTATTCCGCTGACGGCGCGTCCGAGAAAGAGGAAGTGCTCAAGAATTATCTCCTGCCTCCGGGCGGCGAATGGAGGCTCAACCAGTATGTAAAAGATTCCCCGCCCCAGCATATCTACGAGGCAAAGCAGGTATTTATCGACCTCAACAAACTGGCGCCCGACTATTACAGGAAAGG
This window contains:
- the gltA gene encoding NADPH-dependent glutamate synthase, which translates into the protein MATNKTPRQEIPARNPEERNKDFKEVSLGFTEEQAVLEAQRCIACKKKPCCNGCPVEIDIPEFIKLVAKKDYKGAIQKIKEKNNLPAICGRVCPQETQCESLCTLVAKGQPVAVGALERFVADREAEHPGSKEPPVIKEKKDIKVAVVGAGPAGLTAAADLARYGYKVTLFESLSASGGVLRYGIPEFRLPKAILDRETEYIKSLGVEIKYNILIGRTFSIADLFKDGYKAIFLGTGAGLPYFLGIPGENLNGVYSANEFLTRVNLMHAYEFPKYKTPVKIGERVAVVGAGNTAMDCVRVAKRLGAKDAMIIYRRSEAEAPARRAELEHAKEERIEFRFLTAPIKIEGNEKGEVKSMTCLKMELGEPDASGRRRPVPIKGSEYEMPVDTVIIAVGQGPNPLIAHTTKELAVDEKSGELKIDENCMTSIKGIFAGGDITTGEGTVIAAMGAGKKAAAAIDKFFKEK